One segment of Pleomorphomonas sp. PLEO DNA contains the following:
- a CDS encoding tlde1 domain-containing protein: MATLAAYSSGYEPISIRSSIGFAGLPAAAAFVAVTAAAAVWIGLSLTAVGTVSENLSAARQSIYDSGLSVRPLPATLAPAKKPTKFEKLPSITEEAASTLSADAILLSRQNKATAAVAVRLAEVAAGLRQQQFEARFQLNISLERRAALAVRHDRLAAPNAGLRSPVVVAEIPMPVPRPALPAKPVEVVPEAPKVAAVAPPVVVAAPPVAVVAPPALPEKQEKPAVLVDPKPKAEVAIVEPFRRPGVALYDIAAGVVHMPNGEKLEAHSGLGDMMDDTRYIHVKMRGPTPPGTYKLTMRESLFHGVEAIRLTPADGKKPFGRDGLLAHTYMLRKPGESNGCVSFRDYARFLAAFKRGEVRQMVVVPRLGNKSEPKVASLFSWFKG, encoded by the coding sequence ATGGCGACGTTGGCAGCGTATTCGAGCGGTTACGAGCCGATCTCCATCAGATCGTCAATCGGGTTCGCGGGTCTGCCGGCCGCCGCCGCCTTCGTGGCGGTAACCGCCGCGGCGGCGGTGTGGATCGGGCTCAGCCTTACGGCCGTCGGTACCGTCAGCGAAAACTTGTCGGCTGCTCGCCAGTCGATTTACGATTCCGGTCTCTCGGTCCGCCCGCTGCCGGCAACTCTGGCTCCGGCGAAAAAGCCGACCAAATTCGAAAAACTCCCCTCGATCACGGAAGAGGCCGCAAGCACCCTCTCGGCTGATGCCATCTTGTTATCTCGCCAAAACAAGGCGACCGCCGCCGTTGCCGTGCGCCTTGCAGAAGTGGCCGCAGGCTTGAGGCAGCAGCAGTTCGAGGCGCGGTTCCAATTGAACATCTCGCTGGAACGACGGGCTGCTCTGGCGGTTCGGCATGACCGGCTCGCCGCCCCCAACGCCGGGCTGCGCTCGCCGGTGGTGGTGGCCGAAATCCCGATGCCGGTGCCGCGCCCAGCTCTTCCGGCCAAGCCCGTCGAAGTTGTGCCGGAGGCGCCCAAGGTCGCAGCCGTTGCGCCGCCGGTGGTCGTTGCAGCTCCGCCCGTGGCGGTCGTCGCTCCTCCGGCGTTGCCAGAAAAACAGGAAAAACCGGCTGTCCTCGTCGATCCCAAGCCCAAGGCGGAGGTCGCCATTGTCGAGCCGTTCCGTAGGCCGGGCGTCGCCCTCTACGACATCGCAGCTGGCGTCGTTCACATGCCCAACGGCGAAAAACTCGAGGCCCACTCCGGCCTCGGCGACATGATGGACGACACGCGCTACATCCATGTCAAGATGCGCGGACCGACGCCGCCGGGGACCTACAAGCTCACCATGCGCGAGAGCCTGTTCCACGGCGTCGAGGCCATCCGCCTCACCCCCGCCGACGGCAAGAAGCCGTTCGGCCGCGATGGCCTGCTCGCTCACACCTACATGCTCCGCAAGCCCGGCGAGTCCAACGGCTGCGTTTCGTTCCGCGACTACGCGCGCTTCCTGGCCGCGTTCAAGCGAGGCGAGGTCAGGCAGATGGTGGTGGTGCCACGCCTAGGCAATAAGAGCGAACCCAAGGTCGCGTCGTTGTTTTCCTGGTTCAAGGGCTGA
- a CDS encoding lipid kinase — protein sequence MDRRALILANPHSRSAGVGVDAAVAELHKAGIDVLRPAWREGETLAAAIARYGDRVDFVVIAGGDGSLNAAAPALIDSGLPLGILPGGTANDLARTLGLPLDMVGAARIISAGRIKAIDVGDVNGKPFFNVASLGMSAKLADRLSRETKRRWGRLAYALTATEVLIEARRFGAVIRSDDGEEATVRSFQIAVGNGKHYGGGMIVEETAEINDGRLDLYSLEFRDVWKLPFMALAFRQGRQGLSDEVRTMSGTRFEIRTRRPMPINADGEIVTETPAVFSIRPGAVRVFAP from the coding sequence ATGGATCGACGCGCACTCATTTTGGCCAACCCACACAGTCGCTCGGCTGGCGTCGGGGTCGATGCGGCGGTTGCCGAACTGCACAAGGCCGGCATCGACGTGCTGCGGCCTGCATGGCGCGAGGGCGAAACGCTTGCGGCGGCCATTGCACGCTATGGCGATAGGGTCGATTTTGTGGTGATAGCCGGCGGCGACGGCAGTCTCAACGCCGCGGCTCCGGCGCTGATCGACAGCGGTCTACCTCTTGGCATCCTGCCGGGCGGCACCGCCAATGATCTGGCTCGTACGCTGGGCCTACCGCTCGATATGGTCGGCGCGGCGCGGATCATCTCCGCCGGCCGGATCAAGGCGATCGACGTCGGCGACGTCAACGGTAAACCATTTTTCAATGTGGCCAGCCTTGGCATGAGCGCCAAACTCGCCGACCGGCTGAGCCGGGAGACGAAGCGTCGCTGGGGACGGCTCGCCTACGCGTTGACCGCCACCGAGGTGCTGATCGAGGCCCGGAGATTCGGCGCGGTCATCCGCTCCGACGATGGCGAGGAAGCGACGGTCCGCTCGTTTCAGATCGCGGTCGGCAACGGCAAGCATTATGGCGGTGGTATGATCGTGGAGGAGACGGCCGAAATCAACGATGGCCGCCTTGATCTTTATTCCCTTGAATTCAGGGACGTCTGGAAGCTGCCCTTCATGGCGCTAGCCTTCCGACAGGGGCGGCAAGGGCTGAGCGACGAGGTGCGGACGATGAGCGGCACCCGCTTTGAGATTCGTACGCGCCGGCCGATGCCGATCAATGCCGACGGCGAGATAGTCACTGAGACCCCTGCCGTCTTCAGCATACGCCCTGGCGCTGTCCGGGTTTTTGCACCCTAG
- a CDS encoding exopolysaccharide biosynthesis protein: MTAGSEARGYASSMLHRIAADISDREHVSLGDLIHRLGASGFGLALIALALPAMIPIPGPFGMVTGSCLVLIACQMLIGYHRLVLPRFLADRHVTANGVKSVIMRALPWVKRLEAMVREGRWRSLTGRSSHMLVGIPVLLLAVVLALPIPFGNIGPVASLLVIGLSLVARDGLALMLGLVLSLATFIWTGVLIFAGAQIATYLASFFV, translated from the coding sequence ATGACGGCCGGCAGTGAAGCTCGTGGTTACGCCTCGTCGATGCTTCATCGCATAGCCGCCGACATTTCAGATCGCGAACATGTGTCCCTTGGCGACCTTATTCATCGCCTCGGAGCAAGCGGGTTTGGCTTGGCATTGATCGCGCTGGCGTTGCCGGCGATGATTCCCATTCCCGGACCGTTTGGAATGGTGACCGGCAGTTGTCTGGTGCTCATCGCCTGCCAGATGTTGATCGGCTATCACCGCCTCGTCTTGCCGCGCTTCCTTGCCGATCGCCATGTCACGGCCAATGGGGTGAAGTCCGTCATCATGCGAGCACTGCCCTGGGTCAAGCGACTGGAGGCAATGGTGCGCGAGGGGCGATGGAGATCCCTGACCGGTCGATCAAGCCATATGCTGGTGGGCATTCCGGTGTTACTGCTTGCCGTGGTGCTGGCGTTGCCGATCCCCTTTGGCAATATCGGGCCCGTAGCCAGCTTGCTGGTGATTGGTCTGTCGCTGGTAGCTCGCGACGGTCTTGCCCTGATGCTCGGCCTTGTCCTGTCGCTTGCGACGTTTATCTGGACAGGCGTGCTGATTTTCGCCGGCGCCCAAATCGCCACCTATCTCGCCAGCTTTTTTGTCTGA
- a CDS encoding amino acid permease — protein MNLARKKSIAELMAQSGGKTLPRTLGAFDLFMMGVGVIIGTGIFVMTGVAAATYAGPAIILSFAFSAVACAFICLAYSELASSLPAAGSSYAYSYTAAGEFVAWLVGWNLILEYTVGASAVAAGWSAYFVGILKSGGIELPHALTAVPHDGGIVNLPAVLIIAFLTFLLVLGVRESMRLSRILVFIKLGAIFLFLLLATPQVNPQNWVPFLPFGINGITAGAAIIFLAYIGFDSLATAAEETKNPQRNMPIGIISSLVACTVLYMAVSAVLTGVAPYAELNNAEPVTYALRKIGYNFGSAIVGVGAIAGLTTVCLVLIYAQTRAFFAMARDGLIPEGICKVHRKFGTPHIATIFVGTMIALIAGFTPIGIVAEMCNIGTLFAFIVTSACVLILRKTHPTLERPFRCPAAWVVAPLAIICSLIIMFSLPGATWIRFVVWSILGAVIYLAYGARHSKLATADAVAVPAE, from the coding sequence TTGAACCTCGCGAGAAAGAAAAGCATCGCCGAACTGATGGCGCAATCGGGCGGCAAAACTCTGCCGCGGACGCTCGGCGCATTCGACCTGTTCATGATGGGTGTCGGCGTTATCATCGGCACTGGCATCTTCGTCATGACCGGCGTCGCCGCCGCCACCTACGCAGGCCCGGCGATCATCCTGTCCTTCGCCTTCTCGGCGGTGGCCTGTGCCTTCATCTGCCTGGCCTATTCGGAGCTGGCCTCGTCGCTGCCGGCCGCTGGCAGCTCCTATGCCTACAGTTATACCGCTGCCGGCGAGTTCGTCGCCTGGCTGGTCGGCTGGAACCTGATCCTCGAATACACTGTGGGCGCTTCTGCGGTCGCCGCCGGCTGGTCGGCTTACTTCGTCGGGATCCTGAAGTCCGGCGGCATCGAGCTGCCGCACGCATTGACCGCCGTGCCGCACGATGGCGGCATCGTCAACCTGCCGGCCGTGCTGATCATCGCCTTCCTGACGTTCCTGCTGGTACTCGGCGTGAGAGAGAGCATGCGCCTGTCGCGCATCCTCGTCTTCATCAAGCTTGGCGCCATCTTCCTGTTCCTGCTGCTGGCGACGCCTCAGGTCAATCCCCAGAACTGGGTGCCGTTCCTGCCCTTCGGCATCAACGGCATCACGGCCGGCGCGGCGATCATCTTCCTCGCCTATATCGGTTTCGACTCACTCGCGACGGCGGCCGAGGAGACGAAGAACCCACAGCGCAACATGCCGATCGGCATCATCAGCTCGCTCGTCGCCTGCACCGTGCTCTATATGGCCGTGTCGGCCGTACTGACCGGTGTCGCCCCCTATGCCGAGCTCAACAACGCCGAGCCGGTCACCTACGCTCTGCGCAAGATCGGCTACAACTTCGGCTCGGCCATCGTCGGCGTCGGCGCCATTGCCGGCCTGACCACGGTCTGCCTGGTGCTGATCTATGCCCAGACGCGCGCCTTCTTCGCCATGGCCCGCGACGGACTGATCCCCGAGGGCATCTGCAAGGTACATCGGAAGTTCGGCACGCCGCATATCGCGACGATCTTCGTCGGAACGATGATTGCCCTGATCGCCGGCTTCACGCCGATCGGCATCGTCGCCGAAATGTGCAACATCGGAACGCTGTTCGCCTTCATCGTGACCAGCGCGTGCGTGCTGATCCTGCGCAAGACCCATCCGACGCTCGAGCGGCCGTTCCGTTGCCCGGCCGCTTGGGTGGTCGCGCCGCTCGCCATCATCTGCAGCCTGATTATCATGTTCAGCCTGCCGGGCGCCACTTGGATCCGCTTCGTCGTGTGGAGCATCCTCGGCGCGGTGATCTACCTTGCCTACGGCGCTCGTCACAGCAAGCTTGCGACAGCGGACGCCGTCGCCGTGCCGGCGGAATAA
- a CDS encoding LLM class flavin-dependent oxidoreductase, whose amino-acid sequence MPPLSILELARVTEDTDPKGALDNARDLARHAESLGYRRIWVAEHHNMRGIASAATSVVIAHIAGGTSTIRVGAGGIMLPNHAPYIIAEQFGTLARLYGDRIDLGLGRAPGTDQLTLRAIRRPPEAADNFPEDVLELQAYFEPAAEGQRLEAVPAAGTRVPLWILGSSHFGALLAAELGLPYAFASHFAPDLLLPALDIYRSRFKPSATLERPYAMVGANIIAADTDEEARRLFTTQQMSFAGIRRGARGLSKPPIDDIDSFWTPQEKADVGRMMSRSIIGSPETVRRGLDDLVGETGADEIMLVSDVYDHKRRLKSIALIAEAAGMTTDAPLAVL is encoded by the coding sequence ATGCCGCCGCTTTCGATCCTCGAGCTTGCCCGCGTCACCGAAGACACCGATCCGAAGGGCGCGCTCGATAACGCTCGTGACCTTGCTCGTCACGCCGAAAGCCTCGGCTACCGACGTATCTGGGTCGCCGAACATCACAATATGCGCGGCATCGCCAGCGCCGCCACGTCAGTTGTGATTGCCCATATAGCCGGCGGCACTTCGACCATCCGCGTGGGTGCCGGCGGCATCATGCTACCCAATCACGCCCCCTACATCATCGCCGAGCAGTTCGGCACGCTCGCCCGCCTTTACGGAGATCGTATCGACCTCGGCCTCGGTCGGGCGCCCGGCACCGATCAATTGACGCTGCGCGCCATCCGGCGGCCACCGGAGGCAGCGGATAACTTTCCCGAAGACGTATTGGAGCTACAGGCCTATTTCGAACCGGCGGCGGAAGGCCAAAGGCTGGAAGCCGTGCCGGCCGCCGGCACGCGCGTGCCGCTGTGGATCTTGGGCTCAAGCCATTTCGGCGCTCTGCTGGCTGCCGAACTCGGCCTGCCCTATGCCTTCGCCTCCCACTTCGCACCTGACCTGCTGCTGCCGGCGCTCGACATCTATCGTAGCCGCTTCAAGCCGTCGGCGACGCTCGAGCGTCCCTATGCCATGGTCGGCGCCAATATCATCGCCGCGGATACCGATGAGGAAGCGCGGCGGCTGTTCACCACGCAGCAGATGTCGTTCGCCGGCATTCGGCGCGGTGCGCGCGGTTTGTCCAAGCCCCCCATCGACGACATCGATAGCTTCTGGACGCCGCAGGAGAAGGCTGACGTCGGCCGCATGATGTCCCGCTCGATCATCGGATCGCCGGAGACGGTGCGACGCGGCCTCGACGATCTCGTCGGGGAGACGGGCGCCGATGAGATCATGTTGGTTTCCGACGTCTACGATCACAAGAGGCGGCTAAAGTCGATTGCGCTGATCGCTGAGGCGGCCGGTATGACGACCGACGCACCGCTCGCTGTCCTGTGA
- a CDS encoding aldo/keto reductase has translation MDYTKLGRTGLDVSRICLGCMTYGVPERGAHPWTLPEDQSRPLIKQAVEAGINFFDTANSYSDGTSEEIVGRALKDFAPRDEIVLATKIYFPLAFNEAKKVPNASGLSRKAIFAGIDASLRRLGTDYIDLYQIHRWDYGTPIEETMEALHDVVKAGKARYIGASSMFAWQFAKALHVAEKNSWTRFVTMQNHLNLLYREEEREMLPLCRDEGIGVIPWSPLARGRLTRDWESVSRRQELDAFGKTLYNGTEESDRQIVDAVAAIAAARGLPRAQVALAWVLQKNEVSAPIVGASKPGQIADAVAALDVRLTAEEIAALEGPYVPHAVAGFS, from the coding sequence ATGGACTACACCAAGCTCGGCCGCACCGGCCTCGACGTCTCGCGCATCTGTCTTGGCTGCATGACCTATGGCGTGCCGGAGCGTGGCGCCCATCCGTGGACCTTACCCGAGGACCAGAGCCGGCCATTGATCAAGCAGGCCGTTGAGGCCGGTATCAACTTCTTCGACACGGCAAACAGTTATTCCGACGGTACATCGGAGGAGATCGTCGGCCGGGCACTCAAGGATTTCGCGCCCCGCGACGAGATCGTGCTGGCGACAAAAATCTACTTCCCGCTGGCCTTCAACGAGGCGAAGAAAGTGCCGAACGCCTCCGGTCTTTCCCGCAAGGCGATCTTCGCCGGCATCGACGCCAGCCTGCGCCGTCTCGGCACCGACTACATCGACCTCTACCAGATCCACCGGTGGGATTATGGCACGCCGATCGAAGAGACCATGGAGGCGCTCCACGACGTGGTGAAGGCTGGCAAGGCCCGCTATATCGGCGCGTCCTCAATGTTCGCCTGGCAGTTCGCCAAGGCGCTGCATGTCGCCGAGAAAAACAGTTGGACTCGCTTCGTCACCATGCAGAACCATCTGAACCTGCTCTACCGCGAAGAGGAACGCGAGATGCTGCCGCTATGCCGCGATGAAGGTATCGGGGTCATTCCCTGGAGCCCGCTGGCGCGCGGTCGCCTGACTCGCGACTGGGAAAGCGTCTCGCGCCGGCAGGAACTCGATGCCTTCGGCAAGACTCTCTATAACGGAACCGAGGAGTCCGACCGTCAGATCGTCGATGCGGTGGCAGCGATCGCCGCGGCGCGCGGACTGCCGCGCGCCCAAGTGGCGCTCGCCTGGGTGCTTCAGAAGAATGAGGTTTCCGCACCCATCGTTGGCGCCTCGAAGCCCGGCCAGATCGCCGATGCCGTGGCGGCACTCGATGTCCGCCTGACGGCCGAGGAGATCGCCGCGCTCGAAGGCCCCTATGTGCCGCACGCCGTGGCAGGTTTCAGCTGA
- a CDS encoding iron-containing alcohol dehydrogenase, whose product MQSFTYWNTTRIHFGKGQIARISEEVPADARVLITYGGGSVLKNGVMDQVRAALAGRAVIEFGGIEANPHFETLVKVSELARAEKIDFLLAVGGGSVADGTKFVAAAALFEGDPWDILVERGTNVRAALPVGCVMTLPATGSEMNRNAVITRASTQDKLPMNSVHVMPRFSVLDPETTFSLPPRQTSNGVVDSFMHVLEQYLTYPVDAKVQDRFAEGLLLTILEDGPKALSEPTNYAVRANLMWAATMALNDLLSRGVPGDWATHRIGHELTGLYGLDHAATLAVVLPSLLKVKRAQKREKLLQYGERVFGITTGSEDERIDAAIERTRAFFEAMGVKTRLSDYGLNADIIPVVSEKLRQHWQVPLGEHRDVTPEVAAEILELAL is encoded by the coding sequence ATGCAAAGCTTCACCTACTGGAACACCACCCGTATCCATTTCGGCAAGGGACAGATCGCTCGTATTTCCGAGGAAGTGCCGGCCGACGCCCGCGTTCTCATCACCTATGGTGGCGGTTCGGTTCTGAAGAACGGTGTCATGGATCAGGTGCGAGCGGCGCTTGCTGGCCGCGCAGTGATCGAGTTCGGCGGCATCGAGGCCAATCCGCATTTTGAGACACTGGTGAAGGTCAGCGAGCTGGCGCGCGCCGAAAAGATCGATTTCCTGCTGGCGGTCGGCGGCGGATCGGTGGCCGACGGCACGAAATTCGTGGCCGCCGCCGCGCTGTTCGAAGGCGACCCGTGGGACATCCTCGTCGAGCGCGGCACCAACGTCCGGGCCGCTCTGCCGGTCGGTTGCGTCATGACGCTGCCGGCGACCGGCTCCGAGATGAACCGCAACGCCGTCATCACCCGTGCCAGCACGCAGGACAAGCTGCCGATGAACTCGGTGCATGTAATGCCGCGCTTTTCGGTGCTCGATCCGGAGACCACCTTCTCGCTGCCGCCGCGCCAGACGTCCAACGGCGTCGTCGACAGCTTCATGCATGTGCTGGAGCAGTACCTGACTTATCCCGTGGACGCCAAGGTACAGGACCGCTTTGCCGAGGGCCTTCTACTGACGATCCTAGAAGATGGGCCAAAGGCGCTCAGCGAACCGACCAACTACGCCGTCCGAGCCAACCTGATGTGGGCGGCGACCATGGCACTCAACGACCTGCTGTCGCGTGGCGTGCCGGGAGATTGGGCGACGCACCGCATCGGCCACGAGCTGACCGGCCTCTATGGGTTGGACCACGCGGCGACACTGGCCGTCGTGTTGCCGTCGCTGCTCAAGGTAAAGCGGGCTCAGAAGCGGGAGAAGCTGCTGCAATATGGCGAGCGGGTATTCGGCATCACGACGGGCAGCGAAGACGAACGCATCGATGCTGCCATCGAGCGGACGCGCGCCTTTTTCGAAGCGATGGGGGTCAAGACCAGGCTCTCCGACTACGGCCTCAACGCGGATATCATACCGGTCGTGTCGGAGAAATTGCGCCAGCACTGGCAAGTGCCGCTTGGCGAACACCGCGACGTCACACCTGAAGTCGCCGCTGAGATCCTGGAACTGGCGCTCTGA